The window GCGGGCCGCACTGGAGGCGGTCGGCAAGGCCACCCGCGCGGTGGTCCCGGTCCACCTGTACGGGCAGTGCGCCGCCACCGCGGAACTCACCGCCGGGCTGCCCGCGCACGTCAAGGTCGTCGAGGACGCCGCGCAGAGCCAGGGCGCGACCCGGGACGGCCGCTCCCCCGGCAGCGGGGGCATCGCCGCGACCAGCTTCTACCCGGGCAAGAACCTGGGCGCGTACGGCGACGCGGGCGCGGTGGTGACCGACGACGAGGAGCGCGCCGAGCTGGTCCGGGCCCTGGCCAACCACGGCGGCGTCGCCAAGTACCGGCACGACGTGGCCGGGTTCAACAGCCGGCTGGACGGTCTGCAGGCCGTGGTCCTGCGGGCGAAGCTGGCCCGGCTGGCGGAGGGGAACGCGGCCCGCCGGGCCGCCGCCGCCCGCTACGACGCCCTGCTGGGCGAACTCGCCGCCGCCGGCCGGGTGACCCTGCCGGTCACGGCGCCGGGCAACGTCCACGTGTGGCACCTGTACGTCGTACGGGTCGCCGGAGCGGACCGCGACGCCGTCGTCGGCAAGCTCAACGCGGAGGGCATCGGCGCGGGCGTGC of the Streptomyces sp. NBC_01294 genome contains:
- a CDS encoding DegT/DnrJ/EryC1/StrS family aminotransferase, whose protein sequence is MNQIPLVDLKAAHAEVAEELRAGFDRVLADTAFIGGAEVRAFEREYADFAGVGHCVGVANGTDALELALRASGVGVGDEVVLPANTFIATAGAVARIGARPVLVDCLPDTLLMDPRAALEAVGKATRAVVPVHLYGQCAATAELTAGLPAHVKVVEDAAQSQGATRDGRSPGSGGIAATSFYPGKNLGAYGDAGAVVTDDEERAELVRALANHGGVAKYRHDVAGFNSRLDGLQAVVLRAKLARLAEGNAARRAAAARYDALLGELAAAGRVTLPVTAPGNVHVWHLYVVRVAGADRDAVVGKLNAEGIGAGVHYPAPVHLTPAFGHLGHGRGDFPHAERAADRMLSLPLFPQITAAQQQRVVDALSGALH